One window of the Perca flavescens isolate YP-PL-M2 chromosome 16, PFLA_1.0, whole genome shotgun sequence genome contains the following:
- the LOC114570528 gene encoding probable G-protein coupled receptor 21: MMNSSLDPLNQSSADPSNLSAPFCLLEIGYSQIFTTCLLEVSIILLLTVLIISGNLVVIFVFHCAPLLSQHTTSAFIQTMAYADLLVGVSCLFPSLSLLHHLKGLNPKLTCQVFGYMVSVLKSVSMVSLACVSVDRYIAITRPLTYASLVTPCRIRCCIVLIWLYSAIVFIPSFLGWGKPGYHGDVVEWCAVEWRTRPAFTTFIVALLYAPAALTVCYTYANIFKICRQHTREISERRARYKPQQLQGPGLTVGSAFKDNSAVEQGQFPHLSQPQKSQPQYQQPTSTYPDKRYAMVLFRITSVFYLLWLPYILYFLLESGGIYHHPAASFLTTWLAISNSFCNCLIYSLSNSAFRKGLKRLCSFCLQRSGSGFGVRNTKKAFVGSVEKGVPAYGYGHGEIGFDTTCHV; encoded by the coding sequence ATGATGAATTCCTCCCTGGATCCACTGAACCAAAGCTCTGCTGACCCGTCAAACTTATCTGCTCCCTTCTGCCTGCTTGAGATAGGCTATTCCCAGATTTTCACCACTTGCCTGCTTGAAGTCTCTATCATACTTCTCCTCACTGTTCTCATAATTTCTGGTAACCTGGTGGTGATTTTTGTGTTTCACTGTGCCCCCTTGCTTAGCCAGCACACCACCAGTGCTTTCATTCAGACTATGGCGTACGCTGATCTGCTGGTGGGGGTCAGCTGCCTGttcccctctctgtccctcctccATCACCTCAAGGGCCTCAACCCCAAACTCACCTGCCAGGTGTTCGGGTACATGGTGTCTGTTTTGAAATCAGTTTCAATGGTGTCGTTAGCGTGTGTGAGTGTAGACCGCTACATTGCCATCACACGACCTCTGACTTATGCATCCCTGGTGACACCTTGTCGAATTCGATGCTGCATCGTTCTAATATGGTTGTACTCTGCTATAGTGTTTATCCCATCTTTTCTGGGGTGGGGGAAACCTGGTTACCACGGGGATGTGGTGGAGTGGTGCGCAGTTGAGTGGAGGACTCGTCCGGCCTTCACAACCTTTATTGTTGCACTGCTCTACGCCCCAGCTGCTCTCACTGTTTGCTATACCTACGCCAACATCTTCAAGATCTGCCGGCAGCACACCCGGGAGATCAGCGAGCGCCGTGCACGATACAAACCCCAACAGCTGCAGGGCCCAGGACTGACAGTGGGATCTGCGTTCAAGGACAACAGTGCAGTAGAGCAAGGGCAGTTCCCCCACTTGTCTCAACCACAAAAATCGCAACCACAGTATCAGCAGCCCACATCAACATACCCAGACAAGCGATACGCTATGGTACTGTTCCGCATTACCAGCGTGTTTTATCTCCTCTGGTTGCCCTACATCCTCTACTTTCTGTTGGAGAGTGGAGGGATCTATCACCACCCTGCAGCCTCATTCCTAACCACATGGCTTGCCATCAGCAACAGCTTCTGTAACTGTCTCATCTACAGCCTCTCCAACTCTGCCTTCAGGAAGGGCCTCAAACGTCTCTGCTCCTTCTGTTTACAGCGCAGTGGCAGTGGCTTCGGGGTTAGGAACACTAAAAAGGCTTTTGTTGGTTCTGTTGAAAAAGGAGTGCCGGCGTATGGATACGGACATGGGGAAATAGGATTTGACACAACATGTCATGTGTAG